In one Mycoplasmopsis canis PG 14 genomic region, the following are encoded:
- a CDS encoding IdeS/Mac family cysteine endopeptidase (This family includes IgM or IgG-cleaving cysteine proteases.), giving the protein MKIRRILKTVFSLLPIIAPINFISTITANNENNSDVLKNKLNELLKNNLAKESIGSNYSFKWINGIDSVNFNGLKVYKTELEDNSISGYLYLESNGQEKWFDANKNKNDIDQWLCTAAVVSNSLNWFVQQNKSNIESFYNEDFNKNSGKNITKLFKYNYENGDSGFFEYFQNILGKRSSNYDILIDTMINGYSYPYNEYKEIPDKKGGFFRDVFERNRLTSKSGFGFLSVKALDNYISNAIDRNSSLALSYKINNNFGHIVSLWGVDYKNGVLDAVYITDSDDKLTHEKPTLKRYPVRLINGKMHISTNYGSDGQQLNGAEIYWVHELSNGKNYFNDYFKNLDNNREKFVQKYSQMTMEFNNKINNDIEKFEKKVDEIKNNPFFSSLEPEFVERPNDIEKFIKLMNDLKGYAFEPYEYSIYTSKINAIILKYENFFSTSKSHLNWLNESYKNLMTFLENISVSEDGNDIPKSKTWIHKKDKELLDSFKENVFLSLNELKTMNFQTSLSGYENKIRNFEFEFENNLRSKIYYGFQEDFKEQYLKEVDSIWKNFLSYTFIFDKFFENEANDIYQTYSKKKKDFVTKEEYEKYIEQYILELKKMLLSSIYSEAQIKIKSLKYESNKTEFNNEYNDLIKYINENFENNKDETKHKVKDFRNKFQILKNNEINLENFKDNQINILRKYLNSVFYEYKSVDRRNIFLAFKNCANKIDYLESKSEVQREIEEFSKYLNKKKLSKINLSIFTKMFITLLSLLTSLLICLFAIYLRKLK; this is encoded by the coding sequence ATGAAAATTAGAAGGATATTAAAAACTGTTTTCAGCTTATTGCCAATAATTGCACCAATAAATTTTATTTCCACAATTACAGCTAATAATGAGAACAACTCTGACGTTTTAAAAAATAAATTAAATGAATTATTGAAAAATAATTTAGCAAAAGAATCAATAGGATCAAATTATAGTTTTAAATGAATAAACGGAATTGATTCGGTCAATTTTAATGGACTAAAGGTATATAAAACAGAATTGGAGGATAATTCAATTTCTGGATATTTATACCTTGAATCAAACGGCCAAGAAAAATGGTTCGATGCAAATAAAAATAAAAACGATATAGATCAATGACTATGTACTGCAGCTGTAGTATCAAATAGTTTGAATTGATTTGTTCAACAAAATAAATCAAATATTGAAAGTTTTTATAATGAAGATTTTAATAAAAATTCCGGAAAAAATATAACTAAATTATTCAAGTATAATTACGAAAATGGAGATAGTGGATTTTTTGAATATTTTCAAAATATCCTAGGAAAAAGAAGCTCTAATTATGACATATTAATTGATACAATGATTAACGGATATTCTTATCCGTATAATGAATATAAAGAAATTCCTGACAAAAAAGGTGGGTTCTTTAGGGATGTTTTCGAAAGAAACAGATTAACATCAAAAAGCGGATTTGGATTTCTAAGTGTTAAAGCATTGGATAATTATATTTCTAATGCAATTGATAGAAATAGCTCACTTGCATTGTCTTATAAAATAAATAATAATTTTGGACATATAGTTTCGTTATGAGGTGTCGATTACAAAAATGGAGTTTTAGACGCTGTTTACATTACTGATTCTGACGATAAATTAACACATGAAAAACCTACTTTAAAAAGATATCCAGTAAGGTTAATAAATGGTAAAATGCACATTTCCACCAATTACGGAAGTGACGGTCAGCAACTAAATGGAGCAGAAATTTACTGAGTTCATGAATTATCAAATGGTAAAAATTATTTTAATGATTATTTCAAAAATTTAGATAATAATAGAGAAAAATTCGTTCAAAAATATTCTCAAATGACAATGGAATTTAATAATAAAATTAATAATGATATTGAAAAATTCGAGAAAAAAGTCGATGAAATAAAGAATAATCCGTTTTTCTCTAGTTTAGAGCCTGAATTTGTTGAAAGACCTAATGATATTGAAAAATTTATAAAACTCATGAATGATCTAAAAGGGTATGCTTTTGAACCTTATGAATATAGTATATATACAAGTAAAATAAATGCAATTATACTAAAGTACGAAAATTTCTTTTCAACAAGTAAATCTCATTTAAATTGATTAAATGAATCATATAAAAACTTAATGACATTTTTAGAAAATATTTCTGTTTCTGAAGATGGTAACGATATACCAAAATCAAAAACATGAATACATAAAAAAGACAAAGAATTACTAGACAGTTTTAAAGAAAATGTATTTTTAAGTTTAAATGAATTGAAAACAATGAATTTTCAAACAAGCTTAAGTGGATACGAAAATAAAATAAGAAATTTTGAATTTGAGTTTGAAAATAATTTGAGAAGCAAAATATATTACGGATTCCAAGAAGATTTCAAAGAACAATACTTAAAAGAAGTTGATTCTATATGAAAGAATTTTTTATCCTACACTTTTATTTTTGATAAGTTTTTTGAAAACGAAGCAAACGATATTTATCAAACTTACTCAAAAAAGAAAAAAGATTTTGTTACAAAAGAAGAATATGAAAAATACATAGAACAGTATATATTAGAGCTCAAAAAAATGCTTTTATCATCCATTTATAGTGAAGCTCAAATTAAAATAAAAAGCTTAAAATATGAAAGTAATAAAACAGAATTTAATAATGAATATAATGATTTAATAAAATATATTAATGAAAACTTCGAAAATAATAAAGATGAAACTAAACATAAAGTGAAGGACTTTAGAAATAAATTTCAAATTCTTAAAAACAATGAAATAAATTTGGAAAACTTTAAAGATAATCAAATTAATATTTTAAGAAAGTATTTAAATTCAGTTTTCTATGAATATAAATCTGTAGATAGAAGAAATATCTTTTTAGCATTTAAAAATTGCGCCAATAAAATAGATTATCTTGAATCTAAAAGCGAAGTACAAAGAGAAATAGAAGAATTTAGTAAATACTTAAATAAAAAGAAACTATCAAAAATTAATCTAAGTATTTTTACAAAAATGTTTATCACTCTTTTATCCTTATTAACATCTTTATTAATATGTTTATTTGCAATTTATTTACGAAAATTAAAATAA